The Luteimonas sp. YGD11-2 genome has a window encoding:
- a CDS encoding ATP-binding protein: MRSNAVSPADELGDESRQFALLLDSVTDYAIYMLDPRGYIRTWNRGGSRIKGYDAADVIGTHFSRFYTARDVEQGLPLRNLETARQDGRFEAEGWRVRKDGSRFRASVVIDPIWKDGQLLGYAKVTRDITERYNAERRLQEAQQALMQAQKMEAIGKLTLGLAHDFNNLLTVVVNSLDLIDARTRDEGIGRYVLTAMRAAERGVLLTRQLLTFGSGQTLALETTDLNELLRENIELLQRAAGDGIEVRLALADEPLVADIDRAQFEAAVLNLVSNSRDAILPSPGIIAINLSCRQTRDPASSHAGTRPFLTVEVVDDGPGIPAEHHQRVFEPFFTTKEVGQGSGLGLSQVFGFASQSGGFVQLRSEPGQGTAVTIHLPAREH, translated from the coding sequence ATGCGGTCCAATGCAGTTTCGCCAGCCGATGAGCTCGGTGACGAGTCACGGCAGTTCGCGCTGTTGCTGGACTCCGTCACCGACTACGCCATCTACATGCTCGATCCGCGCGGCTATATCCGCACCTGGAACCGCGGCGGCAGCCGGATCAAGGGCTACGACGCCGCCGACGTGATCGGCACGCACTTCTCGCGCTTCTATACCGCCCGCGACGTCGAGCAGGGCCTGCCGCTGCGCAACCTCGAGACCGCGCGCCAGGATGGCCGCTTCGAAGCCGAGGGCTGGCGGGTGCGCAAGGACGGGTCGCGCTTCCGCGCCAGCGTGGTGATCGATCCGATCTGGAAGGATGGCCAGCTGCTGGGCTACGCCAAGGTCACCCGCGACATCACCGAACGCTACAACGCCGAGCGGCGGCTGCAGGAGGCGCAGCAGGCGCTGATGCAGGCGCAGAAGATGGAGGCCATCGGCAAGCTGACGCTCGGCCTCGCGCACGACTTCAACAACCTGCTGACCGTGGTCGTCAACAGCCTGGACCTGATCGACGCGCGCACCCGTGACGAGGGCATCGGCCGTTATGTGCTGACCGCGATGCGTGCCGCCGAGCGCGGCGTGCTGCTGACCCGGCAGCTGCTGACCTTCGGCAGCGGCCAGACCCTGGCACTCGAAACCACCGACCTCAACGAACTGCTGCGCGAGAACATCGAACTGCTGCAGCGCGCGGCCGGCGATGGCATCGAGGTGCGGCTGGCACTTGCCGACGAACCGCTGGTGGCCGACATCGACCGTGCGCAGTTCGAAGCCGCGGTGCTGAACCTCGTCAGCAACAGCCGCGACGCGATCCTGCCCTCGCCCGGTATCATCGCGATCAACCTGTCCTGCCGGCAGACCCGCGATCCCGCCTCGAGCCACGCAGGCACGCGCCCGTTCCTGACGGTGGAAGTGGTCGATGACGGCCCCGGCATCCCGGCCGAGCATCACCAGCGCGTGTTCGAGCCGTTCTTCACCACCAAGGAAGTGGGACAGGGCAGCGGCCTGGGGCTGAGCCAGGTCTTCGGTTTCGCGTCGCAGTCCGGCGGTTTCGTCCAGCTGCGCAGCGAGCCGGGGCAAGGCACCGCCGTCACCATCCACCTGCCGGCACGAGAACACTGA
- the rocF gene encoding arginase: MRRNYPPVSLIGVPTDIGAGHLGARLGPDALRIAGLAQALRSRGIEVEDRGNLAGPPNPVEPPMDGYRHLAGVVVWNEALMQASLRELEAGRMPVVLGGDHSLAIGSIAAVAAHCRATGRRLRVLWLDAHADFNTSQVTPSGNIHGMPVSCLCGIGPDVLTGIGGHVPAITPAQITQVGIRSVDQEEKRMVKEHGLDIYDMRYIDEVGMKRTMEAALADLDDDTHLHVSFDVDVLDPSIAPGTGTRVPGGLNYREAQLVMEMIADTGRMGSLDVVEVSPALDERNRTAELAVDLVESLFGKSTLMRD; encoded by the coding sequence ATGCGCCGCAACTATCCTCCCGTTTCGCTGATCGGCGTGCCCACCGACATCGGCGCCGGCCACCTCGGTGCCCGTCTCGGCCCGGACGCGCTGCGGATCGCCGGGCTGGCGCAGGCGCTGCGCTCGCGCGGGATCGAAGTGGAGGATCGCGGCAACCTCGCCGGTCCGCCCAACCCGGTGGAACCGCCGATGGATGGCTACCGGCATCTGGCGGGCGTGGTGGTCTGGAACGAGGCGCTGATGCAGGCGTCGCTGCGCGAACTCGAGGCAGGGCGGATGCCGGTCGTGCTGGGCGGCGACCATTCGCTCGCGATCGGCTCGATTGCCGCGGTGGCCGCGCACTGCCGCGCGACCGGGCGCCGGTTGCGGGTGCTCTGGCTCGATGCGCATGCCGACTTCAACACCAGCCAGGTCACCCCCTCGGGCAACATCCACGGCATGCCGGTGTCCTGCCTGTGCGGCATCGGCCCGGACGTGCTGACCGGCATCGGCGGTCACGTGCCGGCGATCACTCCGGCGCAGATCACCCAGGTCGGCATCCGCTCCGTCGACCAGGAGGAGAAGCGCATGGTCAAGGAGCACGGGCTCGACATCTACGACATGCGCTACATCGACGAGGTGGGCATGAAGCGGACCATGGAAGCCGCGCTGGCGGACCTGGACGACGACACCCATCTGCATGTCAGCTTCGATGTCGACGTGCTGGATCCAAGCATCGCGCCGGGGACCGGCACCCGGGTGCCGGGCGGCCTCAATTACCGCGAGGCGCAGCTGGTGATGGAGATGATCGCCGACACCGGGCGCATGGGTTCGCTGGACGTGGTCGAGGTGAGCCCGGCGCTGGACGAGCGCAACCGCACCGCGGAGCTGGCGGTCGATCTTGTGGAGAGCCTGTTCGGCAAGTCCACGCTGATGCGCGACTGA
- a CDS encoding entericidin A/B family lipoprotein translates to MKRFTALLLLALFSVGTMTACNTMKGAGQDVQKAGGKLEDAADNTGGTGRD, encoded by the coding sequence ATGAAGCGTTTTACTGCCCTGCTGCTGCTCGCCCTTTTCTCCGTCGGCACCATGACGGCGTGCAACACCATGAAGGGCGCCGGTCAGGACGTCCAGAAGGCCGGCGGCAAGCTCGAGGATGCGGCCGACAACACCGGCGGCACCGGCCGCGACTGA
- a CDS encoding CsbD family protein, with protein sequence MNKDIISGKWTQLKGKAQARWGDLTDDVFDVAEGDGKYLAGKLQEKYGWEKQRAEDEVRDFERTL encoded by the coding sequence ATGAACAAGGACATCATCTCGGGCAAGTGGACGCAGCTGAAGGGCAAGGCCCAGGCCCGCTGGGGCGACCTCACCGACGACGTCTTCGACGTCGCCGAAGGTGACGGCAAGTACCTCGCCGGCAAGCTGCAGGAAAAGTACGGCTGGGAGAAGCAGCGCGCGGAAGACGAGGTGCGCGACTTCGAACGCA